A genomic segment from Thermotoga neapolitana DSM 4359 encodes:
- a CDS encoding TatD family hydrolase, with amino-acid sequence MVDTHTHLHFHQFDSDRERIIAGFEEDGIDFVVNVGVDLEDSKKSLEVAKLSDRIFCSVGIHPHEAKSVPENFAERLKELAESEKVVAIGETGLDFFRNISPPEDQRRVFIEQIELARMLDLPLIVHVREAYEEAYRILSGEKLPEKRGVIHAFSSNYEWAKRFVDLGFFLGIGGPVTYPKNDSLREVVRKVGLEHIVLETDCPFLPPQPFRGKRNEPKYLRYVIETIANVLNTSCTVVEERTTENAIRLFKG; translated from the coding sequence GAAGATGGAATCGACTTTGTTGTGAACGTGGGAGTGGATCTGGAGGATTCAAAAAAAAGCCTTGAAGTTGCAAAACTCAGCGACAGGATCTTCTGTTCGGTGGGGATTCATCCACACGAAGCAAAGAGTGTACCGGAAAATTTTGCAGAGAGACTGAAGGAACTTGCAGAAAGTGAAAAGGTCGTTGCCATCGGAGAGACGGGCCTTGACTTTTTCAGAAACATCTCTCCTCCAGAGGACCAGAGGAGGGTTTTCATCGAGCAGATAGAACTTGCACGGATGCTCGATCTTCCCCTCATCGTCCACGTGAGAGAAGCGTACGAGGAGGCCTACAGGATACTCTCAGGTGAAAAGCTTCCAGAAAAAAGAGGAGTGATCCACGCTTTTTCTTCGAACTACGAGTGGGCAAAGAGGTTCGTCGACCTGGGATTTTTTCTTGGAATAGGAGGGCCTGTGACTTATCCGAAGAACGATTCCCTGAGGGAAGTGGTGAGGAAGGTGGGTCTTGAACACATCGTTCTGGAGACGGACTGTCCTTTCCTTCCACCTCAGCCGTTCAGGGGAAAAAGAAACGAGCCGAAGTATCTTAGGTACGTGATAGAGACGATCGCGAACGTGCTGAACACGTCCTGTACGGTTGTGGAAGAAAGAACAACTGAGAACGCCATCAGGCTCTTCAAGGGGTGA